A part of Setaria viridis chromosome 8, Setaria_viridis_v4.0, whole genome shotgun sequence genomic DNA contains:
- the LOC117834467 gene encoding LOW QUALITY PROTEIN: cytochrome P450 89A2 (The sequence of the model RefSeq protein was modified relative to this genomic sequence to represent the inferred CDS: substituted 2 bases at 2 genomic stop codons): protein MPLLTAALVIIVFLGLAAAAGYRRGSRRAGNTRIMPNVIEVRDADVTRRMIIDHADSFSDHPIVPFPGPLWRVLRRNLTASILHPXRLAGLAPLQWDAAEAIVTDLRSSARRGGPGGEAAVVVIRDALYDAVLGLTMCLCFGDGTIGEHNLHAMRRTLHEFFHYNINARLLASSRVARLVRWRQWRYLVGTRGRLAEVFVPIIEARRRSWCSNGGHVSHERLQDLPYLHAVILESLQLHPPVPFILRDVFEAKGATVGGTAPPPDGSPVRFTFMAEDIGRDPKAWTKPEEVRPERFLAGGKGEDVICPLSGSKEIKMMPFGAGRRHCPGAGLAMIHIGCFVVALVREFEXSPPADGVGVDLTASNALFLKVMASPLRARMAPRASRLLG from the exons ATGCCGTTGCTCACAGCTGCCCTTGTCATCATCGTTTTCCTCGGCCTAGCCGCGGCCGCCGGTTACCGTCGAGGCAGTAGGCGCGCCGGCAATACCAGGATCATGCCAAATGTAATTGAGGTCAGGGATGCCGACGTCACCCGGCGCATGATCATCGACCACGCCGACTCCTTCTCTGACCACCCGATCGTGCCCTTCCCG GGCCCGCTCTGGCGCGTGCTCCGGCGCAACCTCACTGCCAGCATCCTCCACCCCTAGCGCCTTGCCGGCCTCGCGCCGCTTCAGTGGGACGCCGCCGAGGCCATCGTCACGGACCTCCGCTCGTCCGCCCGGCGGGGAGGacccggcggcgaggcggccgtcgtcgtcatTCGCGACGCGTTGTACGACGCCGTGCTCGGTTTGACGATGTGCCTGTGCTTCGGCGACGGCACCATCGGCGAGCACAACCTGCACGCCATGCGGCGCACGCTGCACGAGTTCTTCCACTACAACATCAATGCTAGGCTTCTGGCGAGCTCGAGGGTGGCAAGGTTGGTGCGCTGGCGGCAGTGGAGATACCTCGTCGGCACGCGCGGCAGGCTCGCCGAGGTCTTCGTCCCTATCATCGAGGCACGGCGGCGGTCTTGGTGTAGCAACGGCGGCCATGTCTCCCACGAGCGCCTCCAGGACCTACCGTACCTGCACGCCGTCATTCTCGAGAGCCTCCAGCTGCACCCGCCAGTGCCATTCATCCTGCGCGATGTCTTCGAAGCTAAGGGCGCGACCGTCGGCGGAACAGCACCGCCGCCTGATGGCTCGCCGGTGCGCTTCACGTTCATGGCGGAGGACATTGGGAGAGACCCGAAGGCATGGACCAAACCCGAGGAGGTCAGGCCGGAGCGGTTCCTTGCCGGCGGCAAAGGGGAGGACGTGATTTGTCCTCTTTCGGGGTCcaaggagatcaagatgatgccgTTCGGAGCAGGGCGGAGGCACTGCCCGGGTGCAGGTCTGGCGATGATCCACATCGGGTGCTTCGTGGTCGCATTGGTGCGCGAGTTCGAATGATCGCCGCCAGCTGACGGTGTCGGCGTTGACCTTACGGCGAGCAATGCTTTGTTCTTGAAGGTGATGGCGTCGCCGTTGAGAGCGCGCATGGCGCCACGCGCGTCACGGTTATTGGGGTGA
- the LOC117866721 gene encoding cytochrome P450 89A2, translated as MEAMQLLAAVVAVLAFLAAYWRRRSRHVHTTRPIPVIEVGDPDVARGLIIDHADFFSNHPNAALAVDFDAGQPKTESITTAPYGPLWSALRRNLTVNILHPSRLGHHVVPIQRDAAEALVADLSTRAAGAGEEVVIREVVYAAVFATVARLCFGDGVGEREVAVMRRTLHEFFHSNVDTMLLARSRLARLVRWRQWRYLVGTRRRLAEVFGPVVAARGQSRRSNGGDGSFSSYLDSLLDLRVPTNDADEIAGSESLGTRRALRDDEVVRLVWEFLGSSTQSVVACVEWTLARLVTEPEVQKKLYHELIAAGDHCKGQVSDERLQDLPYLRAVILESLRLHPPLPSIVREVGPDGAAAAGAPPPPPPDGTPMWFVFNAERIGRDWKAWTDPDQFRPERFLAGGEGEDVSPVPGPKKIKMMPFGAGRRHCPGVGLSMIQVGCFIAALVREFEWGPPADGGGGVDLTGINALFVRVMASPLRARVTPRTSH; from the coding sequence ATGGAAGCAATGCAGTTGCTTGCCGCCGTTGTCGCCGTGCTCGCTTTCCTCGCCGCTTACTGGCGACGCCGCAGCAGGCATGTCCACACTACCAGACCAATCCCAGTAATTGAAGTAGGAGACCCCGACGTCGCCCGGGGCCTGATCATCGACCACGCCGACTTCTTCTCCAACCACCCCAacgccgccctcgccgtcgacTTCGACGCCGGGCAGCCGAAGACGGAAAGCATAACCACTGCACCCTACGGCCCGCTCTGGAGCGCGCTCCGGCGCAACCTCACCGTTAACATCCTCCACCCCTCGCGCCTCGGCCACCACGTGGTGCCGATCCAGCGGGACGCCGCCGAGGCCCTCGTCGCCGATCTCTCCAcccgggcggccggcgccggcgaggaggtggtcATTCGCGAGGTCGTGTACGCCGCGGTGTTCGCGACGGTGGCGCGCCTGTGcttcggcgacggcgtcggcgagcgCGAAGTCGCCGTCATGCGGCGCACGCTGCACGAGTTCTTCCACTCCAACGTGGACACCATGCTCCTAGCGAGGTCCAGGCTGGCGAGGCTGGTGCGCTGGCGGCAGTGGAGGTACCTCGTCGGCACGCGCCGCCGGCTGGCCGAGGTCTTCGGGCCCGTCGTCGCGGCACGGGGGCAGTCTCGGCGCAGCAACGGCGGCGATGGCAGCTTTTCGTCGTACCTCGACTCTCTCCTCGACCTTCGCGTGCCTACCAATGACGCTGACGAGATCGCCGGCAGCGAGAGCCTCGGCACCCGGCGCGCCCTCAGGGACGACGAGGTGGTGAGGCTCGTCTGGGAGTTCCTGGGGTCCAGCACCCAGTCCGTCGTCGCGTGCGTCGAGTGGACGCTCGCTCGCCTCGTCACCGAGCCGGAGGTCCAGAAGAAGCTATACCACGAGCTCATTGCTGCCGGCGATCACTGTAAAGGCCAGGTCTCCGACGAGCGCCTCCAGGACTTGCCGTACCTGCGCGCCGTCATTCTCGAGAGCCTCCGACTGCATCCACCATTGCCATCCATCGTGCGTGAGGTCGGGCCAgatggcgcggcggccgccggagcgccgccgccgccgccgcctgacgGCACGCCGATGTGGTTCGTTTTCAATGCAGAACGGATCGGGAGAGACTGGAAGGCCTGGACGGACCCCGACCAGTTCAGGCCGGAGCGGTTCCTTGCCGGAGGCGAAGGGGAAGACGTGAGCCCCGTGCCGGGGCCTAagaagatcaagatgatgccgTTCGGAGCCGGGCGGCGGCACTGCCCTGGCGTGGGGCTGTCCATGATTCAGGTCGGGTGCTTCATCGCCGCGCTGGTGCGCGAGTTCGAGTGGGGGCCGCCGGctgatggcggtggcggcgttgaTCTCACTGGGATCAATGCGTTGTTCGTGAGGGTGATGGCGTCGCCACTGAGAGCGCGCGTAACACCACGCACGTCTCACTGA